The DNA sequence CGAGTTTTTGTTTTAAGTTATCAGCCGCAGCACCTGTCATTGGTGTTGGTTGAAAATTATTTCGGTTACTTTCTGATGAGATACTAAAAGGAAGAACTCGGATCTCCTTTTTGTCTGTTAGTTCTTCCCCCTTTATATAAAATGATTGCTGAAAGACGAATGTATCTTTATCTGAGGGATTTCTGTTTCCACCAAACATAAAATTGCCAAGGCTATAAACAATAAACTTATCCTTGTACTCCTCAATTCCTTGAACAACATGTGGATGATGCCCTAGAACTAAATCAGCCCCTGCATCAATCGTGTATCTTCCTATCGATTGTTGTGTTTGGTTTGGAACATAGCTTCTTTCAACACCCCAATGGAAATTTACAATAATGATGGTTGCTCCGTTTTCCTTTAATCCCTGGATCCCCTCTCGGATTTGATTACGTAAAGTGATCGTATCATACCACCCGGTGAACCCAAGGAGCCCAACTTTGACACCTTTTATTTCGGTAAGGTAATGCTGTTCGTAACCAAAATAGCCAATCCCTGCATTGGTTAAATGGTAAATTGTATCATCAAAGCCTTTTTGCAAGTAATCAAACGTGTGATTATTGGCGAGATTGACAGCTTCTATGCTTCCTAGCGTAAGAATTTCAGTGTATGAAGGATCTCCCTTAAACGTAAATTGTTTGGTGGCTTTTGCTGTAGCATTTGTTAATGCACCTTCTAAATTGACAATGGTTAAATCGTCATTACTGAATATATCCTTAATGTTTTGGACGAAGTAGGCAGGATCATTATTTTTTGCTACTTGATTAAAGCTACCTTGATATCCATAGGAATCGTCCCCACCTAAAGTAACATCGCCTGCAGCGCTAATTGTGATAACTACCTCTTCTGGTTCTACTCTACTACTTTCGATTAATCTCTCTCTTACATCACCAAGAAACCTATCTATGTATCGAAGTGAACTTAACAGTGTCACAGTTTTCTCTTGTGTATTTTGCTTAAATAGTGCTTTGAACATGATCGTTGTATGATTTATATTCGTAAGGGCTGTTTTCCTTTCAGAGGATGATGTTAGACCTTCAGTCTCTTCGTAAACTAATTCATGAGCTAAAATAGGATTAGTAGTAAATACCAAAAAAAGTGCTAGAACTAGTAACAATTTTTGATGAAACTTCATAGGAAAACCTCCCTAGTAAAATAGTACTCAGGGAAGTTTATTTAGAAAATTATCGTTTTATTCCTGAGTGAATTTCATAATTTCCTTAATCAAGCTATATCCATCTAAGTGTAGTTACGAATGGTTTATAAAAACTATTAGGAAATTATAAAATTCATTAACAAAAAGAAAAAAACAGAGAATCGCCTAAAGGGTTCTCTGTTTTTCGTAATAAATTAACAGCTACTATTTGGATTGTGCATAATAAACTGACCATTATTACTATCTAATGTAAGAAGCTCTGCAAAATACAGTGCATCTTTTTGAAATGAAACTTGAATATCATTAATTTTTTTTATAACATCGTCAGCTTTTGGTTCATCCAGAACCATTCCTAATTGTGGACCGCCTCAGCCCATGCCGGCAATATAAACACGTAGTCCGGCTGCATTATTTTCAGCGATAATGGTCTTTAATTGTTCTGTTGCTGTCTCCGTAATCTTCATAAATTTCCCCTCCATAACTAAAACTAATATACCTATATGGGTATATATAAAGTTTACAACAATGTCTTTTAAATTTCAATAAAAAAGATTTCGTGCAACTTGGTCTTATTATGCCTCACTATTTCTCAATCTAATTGTAGATATCATTTTGTTTTGGGAATAATAAGCTTGGTCATTAATAGATGCCGAACACTGGATTAGAAAGGAAGTTTATATACATGCCAAAACAACAAATAGGTGTTATTGGATTAGCGGTAATGGGGAAAAATTTAGCATTAAATATTGAAAGCCGCGGCTACTCTATCTCGGTTTACAATCGTTCTTCAGACAAAACTAAGGAGTTTGTTACTGAGTCACAAGGGAAAAATGTTGTTGCAGCTTACAGTCTTGAGGAGTTTGTTCAATCACTGGAAGTCCCAAGGAAAATTTTACTTATGGTTAAGGCCGGTACGCCAACAGATGCAACAATTGATCAACTTAAGCCTCTGTTAGATAAAGGGGATATTATCATTGATGGTGGAAATACCTTCTTTGTTGATACCCAAAGAAGAAATAAAGAACTAAGTGAAGCGGGTATCAACTTTATCGGTACTGGCGTTTCAGGTGGTGAAGAAGGTGCGTTAAAAGGACCTTCAATTATGCCTGGAGGACAAAAGGAAGCCTACGATTTAGTTGAAAATATCTTAAAGGATATATCTGCAAAAGTTGACGGGGACCCTTGTTGTACATATATTGGTCCAGATGGTGCTGGTCATTATGTAAAAATGGTCCACAACGGAATTGAATATGGGGATATGCAGTTGATTTCTGAAGCTTACTTTTTAATGAAGCATGCACTAGGGCTAAATGCCGATGAATTTCATGAAATCTTTGCTGACTGGAACAAAGGTGAATTAGATAGTTATTTAATCGAAATTACGGCAGATATCTTCACAAAGATGGACGACGAAACTGGTAAACCATTAGTGGATGTGATTCTTGATACTGCTGGACAAAAAGGAACTGGGAAATGGACGAGTCAAAGTGCCTTAGACCTTGGTGTACCGCTTCCAATTATTACAGAGTCTGTTTTTGCCAGATTTATTTCTGCGATGAAAGCTGAACGTGTAAAAGCTAGTGGAATGTTATCAGGCCCTGAAGCAACTACTTTTACAGGTGATAAACAGGAGTTTATTGAATCTGTACGTAAAGCTTTGTATATGAGCAAAATTTGTTCGTACGCCCAAGGATTTGCGCAAATGCGTGCGGCTTCCGATGAATATGGTTGGGATTTACGATATGGAGACATTGCGATGATCTTCAGGGGTGGGTGTATTATTCGAGCGGCGTTTCTGCAGAAGATTAAAGATGCTTATGATCGTGATCCTCATTTACCTAATTTATTATTAGATCAATATTTTAAAGAGATTGTGGAGAGCTACCAAGGAGCGTTACGAGAAGTGATTGGTCAAGCAATAACTCGCGGGATACCTGTTCCTTGTTTTTCAAGCGCCTTAGCCTATTATGATAGCTATCGCACCGCTACGTTGCCTGCCAATCTCCTCCAAGCACAACGCGACTATTTTGGTGCTCACACCTATGAACGAATCGATAAAGAAGGGATTTTTCATACCGAGTGGATGGAAAAATAATAAGAAAAAGCGCAAGCGCCAATTTAGCCCCGACAAGCAAATGTTCTTCCAGTAAAAAGTGGCTTTTTCACTTTTTAACTGGAAGGTTATTTGACCTCGAGGGGCTGGGCGCTGGAGCTAGACATCAAATACTAAAACGCATATTTTTTAATCTTTTAAAAAAGCGGGATACTCTTTTACCATAGAGTATCCCGCTTATTAGTTAACCAATTGTTATTCCTTCAATTAAAACAACCCTTGCTGGTGCCCCATCAATGCCTGACAGCTTTAATGGTGCAGCTACCATAAAATAACTTCCTTCGTTAATATCCTTCAAACGTAAACCTTCGAGGATGATTACGCGATTTTCAAAAAATGTTTTATGGGTTGGGTGCCCATCTTGACTTCGTTCAATTCCAAGAGTATCTATTCCTACTCCACGTACACCGAGTTCAGAAAGATACTTTGCACCTGATTCGTCTAAATAAATAAAATCAAAATTAAATTCTTCATCAAAAGAATTTTTGTTTTTAAAATAATGAAATCATCAGTTGCAATGTCAAATTGCTCTAAATCAGTCTTTGAAATTTTATCATTCACCGCTGTTAAATCAAACACCTTACATTGCCCGACTAACTTTTCAATAGAGATCGTTTCTATAGTCTCACCTTCCACAACCATATGTAATGGCGCGTCTACATGAGTGCCTGTATGAGCATCTAGTTCTATGCGAGTTTCAGTTACATAACCATTTGTGACTGTTGATAGTTTTGGTTGTTTTTCTGGTTTGTTTTTGTAAACTGGCATTCCTTCATAGATGGGAGAAGAAATATCATATACTTTCATCAAATCATCCTTTCTATTATGGTGCTTCTGGTAACGCCCACCAATAAAAGCCATCTTTCGCTAACAAGAGGTTCGCTTCATCTGGTCCCATAGATCCGGCTTTATAATTTGGAATTGTATCGGTTTTATTTTCCCATACATGCGAAATTGGATCAACGAATTTCCACGAAAGTGCAACTTCATCCCAATGTGTAAAATTAGTAGCATCCCCGCGCATGCAATCATATAACAGTTTTTCATACGCTTCCGGAGTATTTACAACATCATCACAATTATTGCAGTAACTTAAGTTTATCGGAATCGTCTTAAAATTTTGATCTGACTTTCTTGCGTTTAAAGAAAGCGTAATCCCCTCGTTTGGTTGAATATGGATCACTAACAGATTTGGTGTGATATTTTGATCGTTTTGATTGAAATATAAATTCATCGGAATATCTTTAAATTGAACAATGATAATCGTTGACTTTTCTGTCATCCGCTTTCCAGTGCGGATGTAAAAAGGCACACCCGCCCATCTGAAATTATCAATAAGTATTTTCCCAGCTACATATGTTTCCGTCGTAGATGTTTCCCTAACATTGTTCTCCTCACGGTACCCAATTACTTCTTCACCGTTGATTGTTCCGCTTGTATATTGTCCTCTTACAAAAAAGTCATCTACCTCAGTTTCTTGAATAGGACGCATCGCACGTAATACTTTAATTTTTTCACTACGTATTTCATCTGTTGTTAATTTAATTGGTGGTTCCATTGCAAGTAACGAGACCATTTGCATCATATGATTTTGAACCATGTCTCGCAAGGTACCTGAATTTTCATAATAGCCACCACGATCCTCTACCCCTAAAACTTCACTCGAAGTAACTTGGATATTGGCAATATAGCGGTTATTCCATAACGGTTCAAAAATTGCGTTCGCAAATCTGATAACTTCAATGTTCTGAACCATTTCTTTCCCTAAGTAATGGTCAATACGATAAATTTGATCTTCAGAAAAGGCATGACGGATCTGCTCATTTAACTGCTCGGCAGAAGGATAGTCATGTCCGAACGGTTTTTCAATAATTAAACGGCTAAAGCCTTCTGTAGAAGTTAACCCTTCTTGTTTTAGATGCCCAGCAATTTCCCCGAAAAATTCTGGAGCCATTGCCAAATAAAAAATGCGATTTCCTTTTGTTTGGTACTTCTGATCCAATTCACCCAACAAATCTTTTAGGTTTAAATAAGATGTTCGATTTGTAACATCGAACGGATGATAATAAAAGTGATTGGCAAATTCCGATAAATGTTCATCCACTTCTAACTTTGAAACTGATTTTTGAACATTTGCTTGAAATTCTTCTTGAGATAATTCACGTCTTCCTATTCCAACCACTGCAAAATTACTTGACAGGTGCCCTTTCTTATACAAGTTATAGATGGATGGAAACAGTTTTCGTTTCGCTAAATCACCTGTTGCACCAAAAATAACGACAACGGTTTCGAGTTGTTCTGTTTTATTCAAAAAAATAACCTCACTTTTTTAAAAAAATAAGAATTTATAAAAATTCAACGTAATAACTGTCTAGCTCCACCGCCCAGCCCCTCGAGGTCAAATAACCTTCGAGAATAAAAGTGAAAGAGCACACTTTTTTCTCGAAGAACATTTGCTTGTCGGGGCTAAAATGGGCGCTTGCGCTTTTCTTATGTACATTGATGTCTTACTTGGTCACTTTTTTTAGTATTCCAATGCTAAGAATTTCTAGTATACAAAATTCTGCAGAAATAGGCTAGGATTAGACTCCTAAGAAAGTTCACTTTCACCATTAAGAATGTAACTCTATTTGCGCTATATGAAGTTGATAAGAGAAAGTGAACTTTCGAAGTGAATATATTTTCAGTCGAGTTCTAGAGTTTTTTGATGCCCTTTATGAGATATTGTGGTACTTTTTAATTAGAGCATTTGCAAAACTATTTCGACAGGAGCTTGAAGATGAGCAACAGTGATAAATGCTATTGTTTAGAGATTTTCAGAAAAAAATACGGGTCCCACGTGACAGGAAGTTGTCTAAAGCTGGCTTGTGAAAGGTATCGTCGTGAAAATCATCTACCACCTCTAAAGGAAAAGCCAAAAGATAATTAAGAGGGATGAATGAAATTCACTCAATTTCATCAACCCTCTTAATTATCTTTAACGAGCCATATTAGTTTAAATAATTAAGGGAACCCCAATTTGAGGTTCCCTAAGGCAATATCTCACTCAATAGATCCACTTAATGACGTCCTCTTTCTTTTTACGTGTTTTAGGACGTGGTTCCTCTGCACGATAGCCAAAGGCAACCATCACAGAAATATCGAGATGGCCGTTCTCCAAAAGACCCTCTTCTTCAAAGATTTGGTGAACCGAGTCATAATGAAAGCCTTCCACTGGACAAGAATCGATGCCGATTTGTGCGGCTGCT is a window from the Anaerobacillus sp. CMMVII genome containing:
- a CDS encoding CapA family protein, with the protein product MKFHQKLLLVLALFLVFTTNPILAHELVYEETEGLTSSSERKTALTNINHTTIMFKALFKQNTQEKTVTLLSSLRYIDRFLGDVRERLIESSRVEPEEVVITISAAGDVTLGGDDSYGYQGSFNQVAKNNDPAYFVQNIKDIFSNDDLTIVNLEGALTNATAKATKQFTFKGDPSYTEILTLGSIEAVNLANNHTFDYLQKGFDDTIYHLTNAGIGYFGYEQHYLTEIKGVKVGLLGFTGWYDTITLRNQIREGIQGLKENGATIIIVNFHWGVERSYVPNQTQQSIGRYTIDAGADLVLGHHPHVVQGIEEYKDKFIVYSLGNFMFGGNRNPSDKDTFVFQQSFYIKGEELTDKKEIRVLPFSISSESNRNNFQPTPMTGAAADNLKQKLVQLSLQITETDWQQYEVEN
- the gndA gene encoding NADP-dependent phosphogluconate dehydrogenase, with the translated sequence MPKQQIGVIGLAVMGKNLALNIESRGYSISVYNRSSDKTKEFVTESQGKNVVAAYSLEEFVQSLEVPRKILLMVKAGTPTDATIDQLKPLLDKGDIIIDGGNTFFVDTQRRNKELSEAGINFIGTGVSGGEEGALKGPSIMPGGQKEAYDLVENILKDISAKVDGDPCCTYIGPDGAGHYVKMVHNGIEYGDMQLISEAYFLMKHALGLNADEFHEIFADWNKGELDSYLIEITADIFTKMDDETGKPLVDVILDTAGQKGTGKWTSQSALDLGVPLPIITESVFARFISAMKAERVKASGMLSGPEATTFTGDKQEFIESVRKALYMSKICSYAQGFAQMRAASDEYGWDLRYGDIAMIFRGGCIIRAAFLQKIKDAYDRDPHLPNLLLDQYFKEIVESYQGALREVIGQAITRGIPVPCFSSALAYYDSYRTATLPANLLQAQRDYFGAHTYERIDKEGIFHTEWMEK
- the zwf gene encoding glucose-6-phosphate dehydrogenase translates to MNKTEQLETVVVIFGATGDLAKRKLFPSIYNLYKKGHLSSNFAVVGIGRRELSQEEFQANVQKSVSKLEVDEHLSEFANHFYYHPFDVTNRTSYLNLKDLLGELDQKYQTKGNRIFYLAMAPEFFGEIAGHLKQEGLTSTEGFSRLIIEKPFGHDYPSAEQLNEQIRHAFSEDQIYRIDHYLGKEMVQNIEVIRFANAIFEPLWNNRYIANIQVTSSEVLGVEDRGGYYENSGTLRDMVQNHMMQMVSLLAMEPPIKLTTDEIRSEKIKVLRAMRPIQETEVDDFFVRGQYTSGTINGEEVIGYREENNVRETSTTETYVAGKILIDNFRWAGVPFYIRTGKRMTEKSTIIIVQFKDIPMNLYFNQNDQNITPNLLVIHIQPNEGITLSLNARKSDQNFKTIPINLSYCNNCDDVVNTPEAYEKLLYDCMRGDATNFTHWDEVALSWKFVDPISHVWENKTDTIPNYKAGSMGPDEANLLLAKDGFYWWALPEAP